The following coding sequences lie in one Sphingobium sp. KCTC 72723 genomic window:
- a CDS encoding zf-TFIIB domain-containing protein codes for MRDQAAVSAMLCPVCHVGLAMTDRQGVEIDYCPQCRGVWLDRGELDKIIERSGQGAAASTPVARPSYRPDRDYRDDGRGYPPKRKKSFLEELFD; via the coding sequence ATGCGGGATCAAGCGGCCGTGTCCGCCATGCTCTGCCCGGTCTGTCACGTCGGATTGGCGATGACGGACCGGCAGGGCGTCGAAATCGACTATTGCCCGCAATGCCGGGGCGTATGGCTCGACCGGGGCGAATTGGACAAGATCATCGAACGATCAGGGCAGGGGGCCGCAGCATCGACCCCGGTGGCACGCCCCAGCTACCGCCCCGACCGCGATTATCGCGACGACGGGCGAGGCTATCCGCCAAAACGGAAGAAGAGCTTTTTGGAAGAATTGTTCGATTGA
- the polA gene encoding DNA polymerase I has translation MTQNHLYLVDGSGYIFRAYHQLPPLTNRHGQPVGAVYGYTTMLWKLAEELGKAEGPTHMAVILDKGSHTFRNDMYDQYKAHRPPAPEDLVPQFPMIRDATRAFSLPCIEEAGFEADDLIATYTKAAVAAGWHVTIVSSDKDLMQLIQPGVDMYDTMKNERRGADYVVGKFGVQPEQLGDVLALMGDSVDNVPGVPGIGPKTAAKLITEYGGLEATLDAAPAMKKSKMQENLIAHADMARLSRRLVALCDDMDLPEPLDDLTLKGIPKEPLQAFLEHHGFKTLLNRLGAPAPAIPVVAGTGEAAAAPVAAKEPPIDRSLYETVVSEDALDRWIALATAEGIVAVDTETDMLDCVSCQLVGVSLATGPNKACYIPVGHGGRDMFAEKPEQLPLATVLGKLKPLLEDDAVLKVGQNLKYDMTVLRRHDIEITPYDDTIVMSFDLDAGQSLSGHGMDEAARSHLGHECISFKEVVGTGKNQITFGEVPLDKATAYAAEDADVTLRLWKLFKTRVANEGANRVYELVDRPLVSVIARMEHRGIKVDREHLARLSGEFTAGIAALETEIHALAGQSFAIGSTQQLGAILFDKMGYKGGKKGKSGAYSTDVTILEQLAAQGAPIASKILEWRQLSKLKSTYTDALQAQINKDTGRVHTSYSLTGAQTGRLSSTDPNLQNIPIRTEVGRQIRHAFIAEPGNVILAADYSQIELRLAAHMADVPALRDAFAAGEDIHAATAKELFGEVNRDTRGRAKTINFAILYGISRWGLAGRLEISADEAQDMIAKYYERFPGISIYINETIEKARERGYTETLFGRKTWFPRIKASVQHERQGAERAAINAPIQGTSADIIKRAMARMEPALERAGLRQVKMLLQVHDELVFEVPEGDVEAASAVIRQVMESAAEPIVKLSVPLGVEIGTGASWGAAH, from the coding sequence ATGACCCAGAATCACCTCTATCTCGTCGATGGCAGCGGCTATATTTTCCGCGCCTATCACCAGCTTCCCCCGCTCACCAACCGCCATGGCCAGCCCGTGGGCGCGGTCTATGGCTATACGACGATGCTGTGGAAACTGGCCGAGGAGCTGGGCAAGGCCGAAGGGCCGACCCATATGGCGGTGATATTGGACAAGGGCAGCCACACGTTCCGCAACGATATGTACGACCAGTATAAGGCGCACCGCCCGCCCGCGCCCGAAGATCTGGTGCCGCAATTTCCGATGATCCGCGACGCGACTCGCGCCTTTTCCCTGCCCTGTATCGAGGAAGCAGGTTTCGAGGCGGACGATCTGATCGCGACCTACACCAAGGCGGCAGTTGCGGCGGGATGGCATGTCACCATCGTCAGCAGCGACAAGGATCTGATGCAGCTGATCCAGCCGGGCGTCGATATGTACGACACGATGAAGAATGAGCGGCGCGGGGCGGACTATGTCGTCGGCAAGTTCGGGGTGCAGCCGGAGCAGTTGGGCGATGTGCTGGCGCTGATGGGGGACAGCGTGGACAATGTGCCGGGCGTGCCGGGCATCGGTCCCAAGACGGCGGCCAAGCTGATTACCGAATATGGCGGGCTGGAAGCGACGCTGGACGCGGCGCCCGCGATGAAGAAATCCAAGATGCAGGAAAATCTGATCGCCCATGCCGACATGGCGCGGCTGTCGCGGCGGCTGGTGGCGCTGTGCGACGATATGGACCTGCCCGAACCGCTCGACGACCTGACGCTCAAGGGGATTCCCAAGGAACCGTTGCAGGCGTTTCTGGAGCATCATGGGTTCAAGACGCTGCTCAATCGGCTGGGTGCGCCTGCCCCGGCCATTCCGGTGGTTGCCGGAACCGGCGAAGCTGCGGCAGCGCCCGTCGCCGCCAAGGAGCCGCCGATCGACCGGAGCCTGTACGAAACCGTTGTGAGCGAGGACGCGCTGGACCGCTGGATCGCGCTGGCGACTGCCGAAGGGATCGTGGCGGTCGATACCGAAACCGACATGCTCGATTGCGTGTCGTGCCAGTTGGTCGGCGTCAGCCTGGCCACCGGGCCGAACAAGGCCTGTTACATCCCGGTCGGCCATGGCGGGCGCGACATGTTCGCCGAAAAGCCGGAGCAATTGCCGCTGGCGACCGTGCTGGGCAAGTTGAAGCCGTTGCTGGAAGATGATGCGGTCCTGAAGGTCGGGCAGAATCTGAAATATGATATGACCGTGCTGCGGCGGCACGACATTGAGATCACCCCCTATGACGACACGATCGTCATGAGTTTCGATCTGGACGCGGGGCAGAGCCTGTCGGGCCATGGCATGGATGAGGCGGCGCGCAGCCATCTGGGCCATGAATGCATCAGCTTCAAGGAGGTGGTCGGCACCGGCAAGAACCAGATCACCTTCGGCGAAGTGCCGCTGGACAAGGCGACCGCCTATGCCGCCGAGGATGCGGACGTGACGTTGCGGCTGTGGAAATTGTTCAAGACGCGGGTGGCAAATGAGGGCGCGAACCGGGTTTATGAACTGGTGGACCGGCCCTTGGTGTCCGTGATCGCGCGGATGGAGCATCGCGGGATCAAGGTGGATCGGGAACATCTGGCGCGGCTGTCGGGCGAGTTTACCGCAGGTATCGCGGCGCTGGAGACGGAAATTCACGCACTGGCCGGGCAGAGTTTCGCCATCGGATCGACCCAGCAACTGGGCGCGATCCTGTTCGACAAGATGGGGTATAAGGGCGGCAAGAAGGGCAAGTCGGGGGCTTATTCCACTGACGTCACCATCCTTGAGCAACTGGCGGCGCAGGGTGCGCCGATTGCGAGCAAGATATTGGAATGGCGGCAGCTTTCCAAACTGAAGTCCACCTATACCGACGCCCTACAGGCGCAGATCAACAAGGATACGGGGCGGGTCCATACCAGCTACTCGCTGACCGGGGCGCAGACCGGGCGGCTTTCCTCGACTGATCCCAACCTGCAAAATATCCCGATCCGCACCGAAGTTGGGCGGCAGATCCGTCATGCCTTCATCGCCGAGCCGGGCAATGTCATATTGGCGGCGGATTACAGCCAGATCGAATTGCGGCTGGCCGCGCATATGGCCGATGTGCCGGCATTGCGCGATGCATTCGCGGCGGGGGAGGATATTCACGCCGCGACCGCCAAGGAGCTGTTCGGAGAAGTCAATCGCGACACGCGCGGGCGGGCCAAGACGATCAACTTCGCGATCCTCTATGGCATATCCCGCTGGGGGCTGGCCGGGCGGCTGGAAATCAGCGCGGACGAGGCGCAGGACATGATCGCCAAATATTATGAACGCTTCCCCGGCATCAGCATCTATATCAACGAAACGATCGAGAAGGCGCGGGAACGCGGCTATACCGAAACGCTGTTCGGGCGAAAAACATGGTTCCCGCGCATCAAGGCGTCGGTCCAGCATGAACGGCAGGGGGCGGAGCGCGCCGCGATCAACGCGCCGATCCAGGGGACCAGCGCGGACATAATCAAGCGGGCAATGGCGCGCATGGAACCGGCGTTGGAGCGCGCGGGGCTACGGCAAGTGAAGATGCTGTTGCAGGTGCATGACGAACTGGTGTTCGAAGTGCCGGAAGGCGACGTGGAGGCGGCGAGCGCGGTGATCCGGCAGGTGATGGAGAGCGCGGCCGAGCCGATCGTGAAGCTGAGCGTGCCGCTGGGGGTGGAGATCGGCACGGGGGCGAGTTGGGGGGCGGCGCATTGA
- a CDS encoding Bax inhibitor-1/YccA family protein encodes MNNRVPLPGYGASQTAQTDAGLRAHMLGVFRNMGLGLVITGLVAAFVAGTPPVAAAIFGTPLKWVAMFAPLAFVFFFSFRIEKMTTAGARMAFWAFSAVMGVSLASVFLVFTGASVAQAFFSAAIMFLAMALWGYTTKRDLTKMGSFLIMGLIGILVASVINIFVGSSAMQMVVSILGVVIFTGLTAWDVQRIKSDYFVYAGHEMAAKMQVMGALSLYLNFVNLFQMLLSLTGERE; translated from the coding sequence GTGAATAACCGCGTTCCCCTGCCGGGCTATGGTGCGAGCCAGACGGCGCAGACCGATGCCGGGCTGCGTGCGCACATGCTGGGCGTTTTCCGCAACATGGGCCTTGGCCTCGTCATCACCGGCCTTGTCGCTGCCTTCGTCGCTGGCACGCCGCCGGTGGCTGCCGCGATCTTCGGCACGCCGCTCAAATGGGTCGCGATGTTCGCGCCGCTGGCCTTCGTGTTCTTCTTCAGCTTCCGCATCGAAAAGATGACGACGGCGGGCGCGCGCATGGCGTTCTGGGCTTTCTCAGCTGTCATGGGCGTATCGCTGGCCAGCGTTTTTCTCGTCTTCACCGGCGCCAGCGTGGCGCAGGCCTTCTTCTCCGCCGCGATCATGTTCCTCGCCATGGCGCTGTGGGGTTACACGACCAAGCGTGACCTGACGAAGATGGGCAGCTTCCTCATCATGGGCCTGATCGGCATATTGGTGGCCAGCGTCATCAACATCTTCGTGGGTTCGTCGGCGATGCAAATGGTCGTGTCGATCCTGGGCGTTGTCATCTTCACCGGCCTGACCGCCTGGGACGTGCAGCGCATCAAGTCGGACTATTTCGTCTATGCCGGCCATGAAATGGCGGCCAAGATGCAGGTGATGGGCGCGTTGTCGCTCTACCTCAACTTCGTCAACCTGTTCCAGATGCTGCTCAGCCTGACCGGCGAGCGGGAATAA
- a CDS encoding excalibur calcium-binding domain-containing protein — protein sequence MQLAPSLLAGALVIGVAGGVALRETPPVQQAAPQAQDWKPRNTISREVGMSAEDLDNQQPDAVAFHATRPVNRRAVAYAVSGATPGGAYRNCREARAAGATPLYRGQPGYGAHMDGDNDGIACEPVR from the coding sequence ATGCAATTGGCTCCCTCCCTGCTTGCAGGCGCTCTTGTCATCGGCGTGGCCGGTGGTGTCGCCTTGCGCGAAACACCCCCGGTTCAACAGGCAGCGCCCCAGGCGCAGGATTGGAAACCGCGCAACACCATCTCGCGTGAAGTCGGGATGAGCGCTGAGGATCTGGACAACCAGCAGCCGGATGCCGTGGCATTCCATGCGACGCGCCCGGTGAACCGGCGCGCTGTTGCATATGCCGTTTCAGGTGCGACGCCCGGCGGTGCCTATCGCAATTGTCGTGAAGCCAGGGCCGCGGGCGCGACGCCGCTCTATCGGGGACAGCCCGGATATGGCGCGCATATGGATGGCGACAATGACGGCATAGCCTGCGAACCTGTCAGGTAG
- a CDS encoding ABC-F family ATP-binding cassette domain-containing protein codes for MLNLNGITVRLGGRTILDRASAALPPRSRVGLIGRNGAGKSTLMKVMIGQLDPDDGSCDMPRDTRLGYIAQEAPSGTATPFDTVLEADKERAELMAEAEHTEDPDRLGHIYERLTTIDAYTAPARAARILVGLGFDEEMQGRPLDSYSGGWKMRVALASLLFSNPDLLLLDEPSNHLDLEATLWLENFLKAYRGTVVVISHERDLLNNVVDYILHLEGGKVTLYPGGYDAFERQRAERLAQLESARTKQQAERDKLQDYVARNSARASTAKQAQSRAKALARMQPIAAAIEDPTLHFGFPSPAELRPPLITMDMAAVGYGDTPILKRINLRIDPDDRLALLGRNGNGKTTLARLIAAQLTPMEGEMASSPKMNVGYFTQYQVEELDVTDTPLEHMTRVMKGATPGAVRAQLGRFGFSGERAVQKVGSMSGGERARLALALITRDAPHMLILDEPTNHLDVDSREALVQALNDYSGAVVIVSHDRHMIELVADRLVLVDNGTAQPFDGSLDDYTDIILRKTDGNSSGGDAPKVDRKADKQAAAQWRERQKILKNALNKAERDMAALAAERARIDTALTDPKKATGAEARMNTSDLMVKRAAVEKKLAAAEELWMVAGAALEAG; via the coding sequence ATGCTCAATCTGAACGGTATCACCGTGCGCCTCGGCGGCCGCACCATCCTCGACCGCGCCAGCGCCGCGCTGCCCCCGCGCAGCCGCGTCGGCCTGATCGGCCGCAACGGCGCGGGCAAATCCACGCTGATGAAGGTCATGATCGGCCAGTTGGACCCCGATGACGGCAGTTGCGACATGCCCCGCGACACGCGCCTTGGCTATATCGCGCAGGAAGCGCCCAGCGGCACCGCCACCCCGTTCGACACGGTGCTGGAAGCGGACAAGGAACGCGCCGAATTGATGGCGGAGGCGGAACATACCGAAGACCCCGATCGCCTCGGCCATATCTATGAGCGGCTGACCACGATCGACGCCTATACTGCGCCTGCCCGCGCCGCCCGCATCCTCGTCGGCCTCGGCTTTGACGAGGAAATGCAGGGCCGTCCGCTCGACAGCTATTCGGGCGGGTGGAAGATGCGCGTCGCGCTGGCGTCGCTTTTGTTCTCGAACCCGGACCTGCTGCTGCTCGACGAACCGTCGAACCATCTCGATCTGGAAGCCACGCTGTGGCTGGAAAATTTCCTGAAGGCCTATCGCGGCACCGTGGTCGTCATCAGCCATGAACGCGACCTGCTGAACAATGTCGTGGATTATATCCTGCATCTGGAAGGGGGCAAGGTCACCCTCTATCCCGGCGGCTATGACGCCTTCGAGCGGCAACGCGCCGAACGACTCGCCCAGCTCGAATCGGCCCGCACCAAGCAGCAGGCGGAACGGGACAAGTTACAGGACTATGTCGCGCGCAATAGCGCCCGTGCTTCGACCGCCAAACAGGCGCAGTCGCGCGCCAAGGCGCTGGCCCGGATGCAGCCGATTGCCGCTGCGATCGAAGACCCGACGCTGCATTTCGGTTTTCCCAGCCCCGCCGAACTGCGCCCACCACTCATCACCATGGACATGGCGGCGGTCGGCTATGGCGACACGCCGATCCTCAAGCGCATCAACCTGCGCATCGACCCGGACGACCGGCTGGCGCTGCTGGGTCGCAACGGCAATGGCAAGACGACGCTGGCCCGCCTCATCGCCGCGCAACTGACGCCGATGGAAGGCGAAATGGCTTCCTCGCCCAAGATGAATGTCGGCTATTTCACCCAATATCAGGTGGAGGAACTGGACGTTACCGACACGCCGCTGGAACATATGACGCGCGTGATGAAGGGCGCGACGCCGGGCGCGGTGCGGGCGCAACTGGGCCGGTTCGGCTTTTCGGGCGAGCGCGCGGTGCAGAAGGTCGGCAGCATGTCGGGCGGCGAGCGCGCCCGCCTCGCGCTGGCGCTCATCACCCGCGACGCGCCGCATATGCTGATCCTGGATGAACCGACCAACCATCTGGACGTCGATAGCCGCGAAGCGCTGGTGCAGGCGCTCAACGATTATTCGGGCGCGGTCGTCATCGTGTCGCATGATCGGCACATGATCGAACTGGTCGCCGACCGGCTGGTGCTGGTGGATAATGGCACGGCGCAGCCCTTCGACGGGTCGCTGGACGACTATACCGACATCATCCTGCGCAAGACCGACGGCAACAGCAGCGGCGGCGACGCGCCCAAGGTGGATCGCAAGGCCGACAAGCAGGCCGCCGCGCAATGGCGCGAACGGCAGAAGATCTTGAAGAACGCGCTCAACAAGGCGGAACGGGATATGGCAGCACTCGCCGCCGAACGCGCCCGCATCGACACTGCGCTGACGGACCCCAAAAAGGCGACCGGCGCGGAAGCGAGGATGAACACCAGCGACCTGATGGTGAAGCGCGCGGCAGTGGAAAAGAAACTCGCCGCCGCCGAAGAACTATGGATGGTGGCAGGCGCAGCGCTGGAGGCAGGCTGA
- a CDS encoding CHAT domain-containing protein gives MRLSTCMMALALAVSPALIPSAAAAPAPAFNPDDPRYARLRAMETRGTQLFEREDFAKSMSQETRDAWHQLIIDGSAVKVNGLPHPLAAVATINLASMDQIDGKNPDALAKAEKGLAMLAPFRDAYPISWMQGMSIKGYIQSINGDVATGAQTLAEGSAYADRHFASVDPKTLEKGDYMLKSNIAFSLAQAYSRLGRNSDAVDAQKRSMDARIAGLGPHDPDTVASYYTYAQMLLRADRKADSEQYARLAVEVASDHVDRKHPSYARALEMLGLILSRTGRRVESLDYLQRAVAIKRETVGTKSLYFHYGLYNLGGILVPLERYADAQPLYVEAEKGFRAVEGEASPQAARSLAFLGLIARANGQPQEAADRLDEALARMRAASTQDRDIGQRVYPNLIPVLLDLQQRESAVAAARIYARETGALDNSPAFALANAAMMERWANADPARADAAARIATLLRDEQNLHDDGELADEQRAALDAILSIATEMQDASLALDAMAILAGSKIAQANRLVTERLVADPALAKRVRALQDKVKALQSADRALLKALASEGDVRTTRQTRDALDREARGLRTAIVQDYPRWAEARGGLKPDLAAVQAALGKDEALLAVTPAFGHVYLLAISRTGVRIERAVAGRADMVAMVDGLRRSMTPKTMDLNAAHQLHQAIFTPGIMATLGKARTLRIVPTGAFASLPFALLPQRPVTAIGRDTPWLIRRFALAVQPSFAMEAERSGTRIAAAPARFLGVGAPLPFPVTGDAPARPALMAANQYFRGGSADAAALAQLPPLPGSADELRGVARRFGTASATLMLGSDASEAGLRGHDLSPYSVILFATHGLVTGQMEGVTEPALVLSPPAPGAVEDGLLTASEVAQMRIGADWVILSACNTAAGDSAQAPAYSGLAQAFRYAGAGSLLVSHWPVRDDASAFVTLETVRHANKGMPRAVALQRAMLKLMASGQSDAAQPYIWAPFILVGR, from the coding sequence GTGAGGCTTTCGACGTGCATGATGGCGCTGGCGCTGGCTGTTTCGCCCGCCCTGATCCCGTCGGCAGCGGCTGCGCCCGCGCCCGCGTTCAACCCTGACGATCCCCGCTATGCCCGGCTGCGCGCGATGGAAACGCGCGGCACGCAATTGTTCGAACGCGAAGATTTCGCCAAGTCCATGTCGCAGGAAACGCGCGACGCATGGCACCAGTTGATCATCGATGGCAGCGCGGTGAAAGTGAACGGCCTGCCTCATCCGCTGGCCGCCGTGGCGACCATCAACCTGGCGTCGATGGACCAGATCGACGGCAAGAACCCGGACGCGCTGGCTAAGGCGGAAAAGGGGCTGGCGATGCTGGCCCCGTTCCGTGACGCCTATCCCATCAGCTGGATGCAGGGCATGTCGATCAAGGGCTATATCCAGTCGATCAATGGCGACGTGGCGACCGGCGCGCAGACGCTGGCGGAAGGGAGCGCCTATGCCGACCGGCATTTCGCCTCGGTCGACCCCAAGACGCTGGAAAAGGGCGACTATATGCTCAAATCCAACATCGCCTTTTCGCTGGCCCAGGCCTATTCGCGCCTTGGCCGCAACAGCGACGCGGTGGACGCGCAGAAGCGCAGCATGGACGCGCGGATCGCCGGGCTTGGCCCGCATGATCCCGATACGGTGGCATCCTATTATACCTATGCGCAGATGTTGTTGCGCGCCGACCGCAAGGCGGATTCGGAACAATATGCGCGGCTGGCGGTCGAGGTGGCGAGCGACCATGTGGACCGCAAGCATCCAAGCTATGCCCGCGCGCTGGAAATGCTGGGCCTGATCCTGTCGCGCACTGGGCGGCGCGTGGAAAGCCTCGATTACCTCCAGCGGGCCGTCGCGATCAAGCGGGAGACGGTGGGGACCAAAAGCCTCTATTTCCATTATGGTCTCTATAATCTGGGCGGCATATTGGTGCCGCTGGAACGCTATGCCGATGCGCAGCCGCTCTATGTCGAAGCGGAAAAGGGGTTTCGCGCGGTCGAGGGCGAAGCCAGTCCGCAGGCGGCGCGATCGCTGGCTTTTCTGGGGCTGATCGCGCGGGCGAACGGACAGCCGCAGGAGGCGGCCGACCGGCTGGACGAAGCGCTGGCGCGGATGCGCGCGGCCAGCACGCAGGACCGCGACATAGGGCAGCGCGTCTACCCCAATCTGATCCCCGTCCTGCTGGACCTGCAACAGCGCGAAAGCGCCGTCGCGGCAGCGCGGATTTATGCGCGCGAAACCGGCGCGCTCGACAATAGTCCCGCCTTTGCGCTGGCCAATGCCGCGATGATGGAGCGATGGGCCAATGCCGATCCCGCGCGGGCCGATGCCGCCGCGCGGATCGCCACCCTGCTGCGCGACGAACAGAATCTGCATGACGATGGCGAACTGGCGGACGAACAGCGCGCCGCGCTCGACGCGATCCTGAGCATCGCGACCGAAATGCAGGACGCATCGCTGGCGCTGGACGCGATGGCGATATTGGCGGGATCGAAAATCGCGCAAGCCAATAGGCTGGTGACCGAACGTCTGGTGGCCGACCCGGCACTGGCCAAGCGGGTGCGCGCATTGCAGGACAAGGTGAAAGCGCTGCAAAGCGCCGATCGCGCGCTGCTCAAGGCATTGGCGAGCGAAGGCGACGTGCGGACGACACGCCAGACGCGCGACGCACTGGACAGAGAAGCGCGCGGCCTGCGCACGGCCATCGTGCAGGATTATCCGCGCTGGGCCGAAGCGCGCGGTGGGCTGAAACCCGATCTGGCAGCGGTGCAGGCGGCATTGGGCAAGGACGAAGCGCTGCTGGCAGTGACGCCTGCGTTCGGCCATGTCTATCTGCTGGCGATCAGCCGGACGGGCGTGCGGATTGAGCGCGCGGTTGCCGGCCGGGCGGACATGGTGGCGATGGTCGATGGCCTGCGCCGGTCGATGACCCCCAAAACGATGGACCTGAACGCGGCGCACCAATTGCATCAGGCCATTTTCACCCCCGGCATCATGGCGACGCTGGGCAAGGCGCGCACGCTGCGCATCGTGCCGACCGGCGCGTTCGCGTCGCTGCCCTTCGCGCTGTTGCCGCAGCGTCCGGTGACGGCGATCGGCCGGGATACGCCCTGGCTGATCCGCCGCTTCGCGCTGGCGGTGCAGCCATCCTTTGCGATGGAGGCGGAGCGGAGCGGAACGCGCATCGCCGCTGCCCCAGCGCGCTTCCTGGGCGTGGGTGCGCCGCTGCCGTTTCCGGTGACGGGCGATGCCCCTGCGCGCCCCGCGCTGATGGCGGCGAACCAATATTTTCGCGGCGGATCGGCCGATGCCGCCGCGCTGGCACAACTGCCGCCGCTGCCCGGATCAGCCGACGAACTGCGCGGGGTCGCCCGCCGCTTTGGCACGGCATCCGCCACGCTGATGCTGGGCAGCGACGCCAGCGAGGCGGGGCTGCGCGGGCATGACCTGTCGCCCTATTCGGTCATACTGTTTGCCACCCATGGGCTGGTCACGGGCCAGATGGAGGGCGTGACCGAACCTGCGCTGGTGCTGTCGCCGCCAGCGCCGGGCGCGGTGGAGGACGGATTGCTGACCGCGTCGGAAGTGGCGCAGATGCGGATCGGCGCGGACTGGGTGATCCTGTCCGCGTGCAACACGGCGGCGGGCGACAGCGCGCAGGCTCCGGCCTATTCGGGACTGGCGCAGGCGTTCCGCTATGCCGGGGCCGGATCGCTGCTGGTGTCGCACTGGCCGGTGCGCGACGATGCCAGCGCGTTCGTCACACTCGAAACGGTCAGGCACGCCAACAAGGGGATGCCCCGCGCGGTGGCGTTGCAACGCGCGATGCTCAAACTCATGGCGTCCGGCCAAAGCGATGCGGCGCAACCCTATATCTGGGCGCCGTTCATTCTGGTCGGGCGTTAG
- the cysS gene encoding cysteine--tRNA ligase, giving the protein MSDDQHIPAPLRLFNSLTRTIEAFAPIEENHARVYSCGPTVYNYQHIGNMRAYVFADTLGRTLAFKGYRLTHVINITDVGHLTSDADQGDDKMEKAAAAQGQSAWDIAAFYTAEFKRDLAWLSVRDPARWTVATQYVPQMIEAAKQIAEVHCYELPSGLYFDVSTIADYGHLARAVTDEGEGRIEEVEGKRHAADFAIWRKTPHGETRQMEWDSPWGRGAPGWHLECSVMSRAELGLPFDIHTGGIDHREIHHPNEIAQNQAIQGFDSTNGHLDCAQNSGARIWMHNNFLIDRGGKMSKSSGEFLRLQLLADRGYHPLAYRLLCLQAHYRSELEFSWDNLAAALTRLKRLVMGVEGLKARAEGVTWQSPRLDYLRANLHPKLAPLLEQFDAAIADDLMTPRALPLLEEVIGLKKVPVDEKLCLIAAFDAALGLKLMTLTRADLRIAPKDAQIMPEEIDAQLERRTLARAEKDFALSDQIRDALIARGVDVMDGDPLRWDWRLTLS; this is encoded by the coding sequence ATGTCCGATGACCAGCATATCCCCGCGCCACTGCGCCTGTTCAACAGCCTGACCCGCACGATCGAAGCCTTTGCGCCGATCGAGGAGAATCATGCGCGAGTCTATAGTTGCGGGCCGACGGTTTATAATTACCAACATATCGGGAACATGCGCGCCTATGTATTCGCCGACACACTAGGCCGTACGCTCGCCTTCAAGGGCTATCGTCTCACGCATGTTATTAACATTACCGATGTCGGCCACCTGACATCGGATGCTGATCAGGGCGACGACAAAATGGAAAAGGCTGCCGCCGCTCAGGGTCAGTCAGCCTGGGACATTGCTGCTTTCTATACTGCGGAATTCAAGCGTGACCTTGCTTGGCTAAGTGTCCGCGATCCGGCCCGTTGGACGGTCGCTACCCAATATGTGCCTCAGATGATCGAAGCGGCGAAGCAAATCGCCGAAGTCCATTGCTACGAACTTCCCTCAGGCCTTTATTTCGACGTGTCGACAATCGCTGATTATGGCCACCTCGCCCGCGCTGTGACCGACGAGGGTGAAGGACGCATCGAGGAAGTCGAAGGCAAACGCCACGCAGCAGACTTCGCCATCTGGCGCAAGACGCCACATGGCGAGACGCGGCAGATGGAATGGGATTCGCCTTGGGGTCGCGGCGCACCGGGCTGGCATCTTGAATGTTCGGTGATGAGCCGCGCGGAACTGGGCCTGCCCTTTGATATCCACACCGGCGGCATCGACCATCGTGAGATTCATCACCCCAATGAGATCGCACAAAATCAGGCGATCCAGGGTTTCGATTCGACCAACGGCCACCTCGACTGCGCGCAAAACAGCGGCGCGCGCATCTGGATGCATAACAATTTCCTGATCGATCGCGGTGGCAAGATGAGCAAATCGAGCGGCGAGTTCCTGCGCCTGCAACTGCTCGCTGATCGAGGCTATCATCCACTGGCCTATCGTCTGTTGTGCTTACAGGCACATTATCGATCGGAACTGGAATTCAGCTGGGACAATCTGGCCGCAGCGCTGACCCGGTTGAAGCGGCTGGTCATGGGGGTGGAGGGGTTGAAGGCCCGCGCGGAGGGGGTGACGTGGCAATCGCCGCGCCTCGACTATCTGCGCGCGAACCTGCACCCCAAGCTCGCGCCGTTGCTGGAGCAGTTCGATGCGGCGATCGCCGATGATCTGATGACGCCGCGCGCGCTGCCGCTGCTGGAGGAAGTGATTGGCCTGAAGAAGGTGCCGGTGGACGAGAAACTGTGCCTGATCGCGGCGTTCGATGCGGCGCTGGGGCTGAAGCTTATGACGCTGACCCGCGCCGATTTGCGCATTGCGCCCAAGGACGCGCAGATCATGCCGGAGGAAATCGACGCGCAGCTGGAACGGCGCACGCTCGCGCGCGCGGAGAAGGACTTTGCCCTGTCGGACCAGATTCGCGACGCGCTGATCGCGCGCGGGGTCGATGTGATGGATGGCGATCCGCTGCGCTGGGACTGGCGGCTGACGCTCTCATAG